In a single window of the Haliaeetus albicilla chromosome 25, bHalAlb1.1, whole genome shotgun sequence genome:
- the LOC104313431 gene encoding CD99 antigen isoform X2 — translation MRRWRLLLAAVLFAVLVPARGNFDDFNLQDAFETTKNPLPSQRPSASDSGDFNLEDALHPGDPKPGPPATPRDTGKLDDSDLYDGRLPNRGGHGGGSNERKDPSPNDGQTAEASQGAIAGIVSAVFATVIGAVSSFIAYQKKKLCFKQSADEENVNMESHRGAQSEPPVQRTLLEN, via the exons ATGAGGCGGTGGAGGCTCCTTCTCGCGGCGGTGCTCTTCGCCGTCCTGGTCCCCGCCAGAG GCAATTTTGACGACTTCAACTTACAAGATGCATTTG AAACTACAAAGAATCCTCTTCCATCTCAGAGGCCATCAGCATCAGATTCAG GGGATTTCAACTTGGAAGATGCTCTTCATCCTG GTGACCCCAAGCCAGGTCCGCCTGCAACTCCTAGAGACACTG gcaaaCTTGATGATTCAGATCTATATGATGGTCGTTTACCAAACAGAGGAGGTCATGGTGGTGGCAGCAATG AACGGAAGGACCCAAGTCCAAATGATGGCCAAACAGCTGAGg cttcTCAGGGAGCCATAGCTGGAATTGTTAGTGCTGTGTTTGCTACTGTAATTGGAGCAGTATCTAGTTTCATTGCTTACCAGAAGAAGAAACTCTGTTTCAAACAAAGTG cagaTGAAGAGAATGTGAATATGGAAAGCCATCGGGGAGCGCAATCTGAGCCACCTG tTCAGCGCACGCTTCTGGAGAACTAA
- the LOC104313431 gene encoding CD99 antigen isoform X1, giving the protein MRRWRLLLAAVLFAVLVPARGNFDDFNLQDAFETTKNPLPSQRPSASDSGDFNLEDALHPGDPKPGPPATPRDTDNPKQGPPAHPKDTGKLDDSDLYDGRLPNRGGHGGGSNERKDPSPNDGQTAEASQGAIAGIVSAVFATVIGAVSSFIAYQKKKLCFKQSADEENVNMESHRGAQSEPPVQRTLLEN; this is encoded by the exons ATGAGGCGGTGGAGGCTCCTTCTCGCGGCGGTGCTCTTCGCCGTCCTGGTCCCCGCCAGAG GCAATTTTGACGACTTCAACTTACAAGATGCATTTG AAACTACAAAGAATCCTCTTCCATCTCAGAGGCCATCAGCATCAGATTCAG GGGATTTCAACTTGGAAGATGCTCTTCATCCTG GTGACCCCAAGCCAGGTCCGCCTGCAACTCCTAGAGACACTG ATAATCCCAAGCAAGGTCCACCTGCACATCCTAAAGACACTG gcaaaCTTGATGATTCAGATCTATATGATGGTCGTTTACCAAACAGAGGAGGTCATGGTGGTGGCAGCAATG AACGGAAGGACCCAAGTCCAAATGATGGCCAAACAGCTGAGg cttcTCAGGGAGCCATAGCTGGAATTGTTAGTGCTGTGTTTGCTACTGTAATTGGAGCAGTATCTAGTTTCATTGCTTACCAGAAGAAGAAACTCTGTTTCAAACAAAGTG cagaTGAAGAGAATGTGAATATGGAAAGCCATCGGGGAGCGCAATCTGAGCCACCTG tTCAGCGCACGCTTCTGGAGAACTAA